In the Mya arenaria isolate MELC-2E11 chromosome 11, ASM2691426v1 genome, one interval contains:
- the LOC128208369 gene encoding cyclic AMP-dependent transcription factor ATF-3-like: MSRQLLEELKLQRAMLESYQTGRLTPILKEELKYHIQSRRLSAGKTELVLGVERGQNMESKQLSPDDVARRKLRKEQNRTASKKFRKRKRSEIEGLVQLRAELEARNAELKKSVERLQAEKDAMWDEVTCVLQQVANDAD; this comes from the exons ATGTCACGTCAACTTCTAGAGGAATTGAAGCTGCAACGGGCGATGTTGGAGTCTTACCAGACAGGCAGACTTACGCCTATTTTGAAGGAagaactgaagtaccacattcAGTCAAGAAGACTCTCAGCGGGCAAGACTGAACTTGTTCTGGGGGTAGAACGAGGACAAAATATGGAATCAAAG CAATTAAGTCCAGATGACGTAGCAAGAAGAAAACTGAggaaagaacagaacagaacagcaTCAAAGAAATTTCGTAAAAGGAAAAGGTCCGAAATCGAGGGTTTGGTTCAG TTGCGTGCTGAGCTGGAGGCGAGGAACGCGGAGCTCAAGAAATCTGTGGAGAGGCTGCAGGCTGAGAAGGACGCCATGTGGGATGAAGTCACTTGCGTCCTACAACAGGTGGCCAATGACGCGGATTGA
- the LOC128209946 gene encoding cyclic AMP-dependent transcription factor ATF-3-like, whose protein sequence is MKNTEAAKRGKFVRCVLNGSVKMSRQQLEELKLRRAMLESYQTGRLTPILKEELKYHIQSRRLSEGKTELVLGVERGQNMESPQLSPDEVARRNMRKEQNRTASRKFRKRKRSEIEGLVQLRTELEAKNAELKKSVERLQAEKDAVWDEVTSVLQHVTKDAD, encoded by the exons ATGAAAAACACTGAAGCAGCAAAACGCGGTAAATTCGTACGTTGCGTATTAAATGGAAGTGTTAAGATGTCACGTCAACAGCTAGAGGAATTGAAGCTGCGACGGGCGATGTTGGAGTCTTACCAGACAGGCAGACTTACGCCGATTTTGAAGGAAGAGCTGAAGTACCACATTCAGTCAAGAAGACTCTCAGAGGGCAAGACTGAACTTGTTCTGGGGGTAGAACGAGGACAAAATATGGAATCTCCG CAATTAAGTCCAGATGAAGTAGCAAGAAGAAACATGAGGAAAGAACAGAATAGAACAGCATCAAGGAAATTTCGTAAAAGGAAAAGGTCCGAAATCGAGGGTTTGGTTCAG TTACGTACTGAGCTGGAGGCGAAGAACGCGGAGCTCAAGAAATCTGTGGAGAGGTTGCAGGCTGAGAAGGACGCCGTGTGGGACGAAGTAACTTCCGTCCTACAACACGTGACCAAAGACGCGGACTGA
- the LOC128209284 gene encoding uncharacterized protein LOC128209284 isoform X2: MQGPTTSSDYCDTINFAGLDFNVMEATLASIESQSLTPLVKEELKLRIQTKRLAAGKKELPKTVFKEPEKYELTAEEEEKREHRRKLNREAATKCRQKKKTAKESVNTQQAELELRNFSLKRKVEDLETEKRSIITKLKDSGIRLPPGFSLCSSEKPPPTEKLQCSHSTEPPQSISDQPSTSSGIYHMDQGQQMSRRFSCNDVRPPPPPYPYIPRRVSADGFPFSVYMDVQPPATHDSVSTHDAHPPSDVVYTAANFPCFPQVSLVPQASAQTHRDPVYATAEAKDGSSSFHETFMPFEQYISDIPVCSNGATTITVDEFDFLADDQDMVKKLLAVSEDTSVHNACVTGMETVSSVPVEYFVQLADIGEDEATVPGSLDACVNPTSPSFY, from the exons ATGCAAGGCCCTACTACCTCCTCTGACTATTGCGATACGATAAACTTTGCTGGCTTGGATTTCAACGTGATGGAGGCGACCCTGGCGTCCATAGAGAGCCAGTCGCTGACACCCCTCGTGAAGGAGGAGCTCAAACTGAGAATCCAGACGAAGCGTCTGGCGGCTGGCAAGAAAGAGCTGCCTAAGACCGTCTTCAAGGAGCCCGAGAAATACGAG TTGACGGCGGAGGAGGAGGAGAAGCGGGAACACCGAAGGAAGCTGAACCGCGAGGCCGCCACCAAGTGCCGCCAGAAGAAAAAAACTGCTAAAGAGAGTGTCAACACA caACAAGCCGAACTTGAGTTAAGAAACTTCTCACTCAAAAGGAAGGTTGAAGATCTCGAGACGGAGAAAAGGAGCATTATAACAAAGCTGAAGGACAGTGGCATCAGACTCCCGCCTGGCTTCTCCTTATGCTCATCCGAGAAACCACCTCCCACAGAGAAACTCCAATGCTCACATTCCACCGAGCCACCACAGTCCATCAGCGACCAGCCTTCAACATCCTCAGGGATCTACCACATGGATCAGGGTCAACAGATGTCTCGTAGGTTCTCTTGTAATGACGTTAGACCACCTCCGCCGCCCTATCCGTACATTCCCCGGCGTGTCAGCGCCGACGGCTTCCCCTTTTCTGTCTACATGGATGTCCAGCCGCCTGCCACCCATGACTCCGTCTCTACACATGATGCTCATCCTCCAAGTGATGTCGTATACACTGCTGCAAACTTCCCATGCTTTCCCCAGGTGTCTCTCGTGCCACAGGCAAGCGCACAAACACACAGAGATCCGGTGTACGCCACAGCTGAGGCCAAGGACGGTAGCAGCAGTTTCCACGAGACATTTATGCCTTTTGAACAGTACATCAGTGACATACCTGTATGTTCTAACGGGGCCACTACAATTACAGTGGATGAATTTGACTTTCTCGCGGATGACCAAGACATGGTCAAGAAACTCTTGGCTGTCAGTGAAGACACAAGTGTTCATAACGCCTGTGTCACCGGAATGGAAACGGTGAGCAGTGTGCCCGTGGAATACTTTGTGCAGTTGGCGGACATAGGTGAGGATGAGGCTACAGTTCCCGGAAGCCTGGACGCCTGTGTCAACCCCACATCTCCATCATTTTACTGA
- the LOC128207299 gene encoding uncharacterized protein LOC128207299, protein MVRVISQGFSTPRSRHSSGEEMIERFAEMKATGTSFDDKQTLKDDLSPKPLVIDCNTDTNDSYSGQDSEDDGRCFRRDRENNNVHPYQDVTVMKKERRRERNKVSAQNYRQRRRQQSSAAHKSLESLQVHNKNLLDQVRQLEAEKHIVEEYLKSCVRVPWCPFHRASPSPHHHCTPTIPEHEPIQPIVQPISPPYPGDTTLGASCPPPEQPCCNGASNFPQLDNCRPMNMTVDNECRPVAMAPDNANNNTNTNMPQCMPGGAPSSGDSSTP, encoded by the exons ATGGTTCGTGTGATAAGTCAGGGATTTAGCACTCCAAGGAGCCGACACAGTTCCGGCGAGGAAATGATCGAAAGGTTCGCCGAAATGAAAGCTACCGGTACATCGTTTGATGACAAACAGACACTTAAAGATGACCTGTCTCCAAAACCGTTGGTGATTGATTGTAACACGGATACGAACGATTCATACAGTGGTCAAGACTCGGAGGACGATGGTAGATGCTTCAGAAGAGACAGAGAGAACAATAACGTTCATCCGTACCAG GACGTGACTGTTATGAAGAAGGAACGTCGTCGGGAACGTAATAAAGTGTCGGCACAAAATTACAGACAGAGACGTCGGCAACAGAGCTCTGCCGCCCATAAG TCACTCGAATCGCTGCAAGTGCACAACAAGAACCTGCTTGACCAGGTCCGCCAGCTGGAGGCCGAGAAGCACATCGTCGAGGAGTACTTGAAGAGCTGTGTGCGCGTTCCCTGGTGCCCTTTTCATCGCGCCTCACCGTCCCCACACCACCACTGCACGCCCACCATCCCCGAACACGAGCCCATTCAGCCCATCGTTCAGCCGATTAGTCCGCCATATCCCGGTGACACAACTCTCGGCGCGTCATGTCCTCCACCCGAACAGCCTTGCTGTAATGGCGCGAGCAATTTCCCCCAGCTCGACAACTGTCGCCCGATGAACATGACCGTTGACAACGAGTGTCGACCTGTTGCTATGGCGCCAGACAAcgccaacaacaacaccaacaccaacatGCCCCAGTGCATGCCCGGCGGCGCCCCTTCGTCGGGAGACAGTTCGACTCCATGA
- the LOC128209284 gene encoding uncharacterized protein LOC128209284 isoform X1 — protein MNIGFKYPETKAGTNVPPRMQGPTTSSDYCDTINFAGLDFNVMEATLASIESQSLTPLVKEELKLRIQTKRLAAGKKELPKTVFKEPEKYELTAEEEEKREHRRKLNREAATKCRQKKKTAKESVNTQQAELELRNFSLKRKVEDLETEKRSIITKLKDSGIRLPPGFSLCSSEKPPPTEKLQCSHSTEPPQSISDQPSTSSGIYHMDQGQQMSRRFSCNDVRPPPPPYPYIPRRVSADGFPFSVYMDVQPPATHDSVSTHDAHPPSDVVYTAANFPCFPQVSLVPQASAQTHRDPVYATAEAKDGSSSFHETFMPFEQYISDIPVCSNGATTITVDEFDFLADDQDMVKKLLAVSEDTSVHNACVTGMETVSSVPVEYFVQLADIGEDEATVPGSLDACVNPTSPSFY, from the exons ATGAATATTGGATTTAAATACCCCGAGACAAAGGCAGGAACAA ACGTACCTCCCAGAATGCAAGGCCCTACTACCTCCTCTGACTATTGCGATACGATAAACTTTGCTGGCTTGGATTTCAACGTGATGGAGGCGACCCTGGCGTCCATAGAGAGCCAGTCGCTGACACCCCTCGTGAAGGAGGAGCTCAAACTGAGAATCCAGACGAAGCGTCTGGCGGCTGGCAAGAAAGAGCTGCCTAAGACCGTCTTCAAGGAGCCCGAGAAATACGAG TTGACGGCGGAGGAGGAGGAGAAGCGGGAACACCGAAGGAAGCTGAACCGCGAGGCCGCCACCAAGTGCCGCCAGAAGAAAAAAACTGCTAAAGAGAGTGTCAACACA caACAAGCCGAACTTGAGTTAAGAAACTTCTCACTCAAAAGGAAGGTTGAAGATCTCGAGACGGAGAAAAGGAGCATTATAACAAAGCTGAAGGACAGTGGCATCAGACTCCCGCCTGGCTTCTCCTTATGCTCATCCGAGAAACCACCTCCCACAGAGAAACTCCAATGCTCACATTCCACCGAGCCACCACAGTCCATCAGCGACCAGCCTTCAACATCCTCAGGGATCTACCACATGGATCAGGGTCAACAGATGTCTCGTAGGTTCTCTTGTAATGACGTTAGACCACCTCCGCCGCCCTATCCGTACATTCCCCGGCGTGTCAGCGCCGACGGCTTCCCCTTTTCTGTCTACATGGATGTCCAGCCGCCTGCCACCCATGACTCCGTCTCTACACATGATGCTCATCCTCCAAGTGATGTCGTATACACTGCTGCAAACTTCCCATGCTTTCCCCAGGTGTCTCTCGTGCCACAGGCAAGCGCACAAACACACAGAGATCCGGTGTACGCCACAGCTGAGGCCAAGGACGGTAGCAGCAGTTTCCACGAGACATTTATGCCTTTTGAACAGTACATCAGTGACATACCTGTATGTTCTAACGGGGCCACTACAATTACAGTGGATGAATTTGACTTTCTCGCGGATGACCAAGACATGGTCAAGAAACTCTTGGCTGTCAGTGAAGACACAAGTGTTCATAACGCCTGTGTCACCGGAATGGAAACGGTGAGCAGTGTGCCCGTGGAATACTTTGTGCAGTTGGCGGACATAGGTGAGGATGAGGCTACAGTTCCCGGAAGCCTGGACGCCTGTGTCAACCCCACATCTCCATCATTTTACTGA